The following are from one region of the Nicotiana tabacum cultivar K326 chromosome 3, ASM71507v2, whole genome shotgun sequence genome:
- the LOC107822300 gene encoding transcription factor DYT1-like codes for MIIKCDKMEFPNTPFDDSNISEGSKIGGKMDKRKQIEGEVREYKSKNLDAERRRRQKLSERLLELRSLVPNITNMTKETIITDAITYIRELQTNVNNLSEQLLEMEATHGEELERKSEEILDTAEEMANWGIEPEVQVAHIGTNKLWMKIVCQKKRGGFTKLMEAMNVLGFDLNDTSVTASKGAFLVTSSVEVVRGGLIDAHQIREILLEIIRGI; via the exons ATGATAATTAAGTGTGATAAAATGGAATTCCCTAACACTCCATTTGATGATTCAAACATATCTGAAGGAAGTAAAATAGGAGGGAAAATGGATAAAAGGAAGCAAATTGAGGGAGAAGTTAGAGAATACAAATCCAAGAACCTTGATGCTGAGAGGAGGCGGCGTCAAAAACTTAGTGAAAGGCTTCTTGAATTGCGCTCTTTGGTCCCAAACATTACAAAT ATGACAAAAGAAACCATAATTACTGATGCCATCACTTACATTAGGGAGCTACAAACGAATGTAAACAACCTAAGTGAGCAGCTTTTAGAAATGGAGGCAACTCATGGAGAGGAATTGGAGAGAAAAAGTGAAGAGATTCTTGATACTGCTGAGGAGATGGCTAACTGGGGCATAGAG CCTGAAGTTCAAGTGGCTCACATTGGTACAAATAAGCTTTGGATGAAGATAGTCTGCCAGAAGAAAAGAGGTGGATTTACTAAACTGATGGAGGCAATGAATGTTCTTGGATTTGATCTCAATGACACCAGTGTCACTGCATCTAAAGGAGCTTTTCTTGTTACTTCATCTGTGGAG GTGGTTCGCGGAGGACTAATTGATGCTCATCAAATCAGAGAGATCTTGCTGGAAATCATCCGCGGCATCTAG
- the LOC142178490 gene encoding uncharacterized protein LOC142178490: protein MVSFMVEMCLAFSLASTLSRSIIDGERDKCRRFEEGLNGYIRKSVAILQLDDFSKLISAALTWERIDKEEASRRENKFRKGNSEYGGPSKKGKFDYSKTESTHKSLHHKQNKSNFSTASTPSYGQGKTHTPTCAQCGKNHYGACRRASGACFNCGSMDHKVKDCPNPNPLSYTHTEGSVQKPITTHSQANGSARPRNMQAAGSSVANQAGGSRAAARVYAMRQKNDQDGPDVVAGKFHLFGISVVTLFDPGSSHSYVCSSLAFPDTVKSVRLDFDVLVTSPLGHQAVVNRIYRDCPFMIQNLVFPVDLLEMPFRDYDVIVGMDWLHRHHELVDCRLKQVTFRTPAYSHMVVQGERSLTSNIISAVLARKMICQGCDAYLAHIVDTRLGSPSLKDIPTVCDFPDVFPDDLPGLPPEREIEFPIDLVPGTTPISIAPYRMAPAELKELKAQLQELLEKGFICPSISPWGAPVLFVKKKDGTLRLFIDYRQLNKVTIKNKYPLPRIDDLFDQLKGVSLFSKIDMRSGYYQLRVREQDVPKTAFRTRYGHYEFLVMPFGLTNAPVAFMDLMNRVFKPYLDRFVVVFIDDILVYSKNREDHDKHVRIVMQILKKRQLYAKLSKCVKVDPSKIQAIADWKLPKTPTEIRSFLGLAGYYRRFVKGFSIIASPLTKLLGKDAKFVWYDKCQESFEKLKSLLTQAPILSLPAEGKDYVVYSYASHRGLGCVLMQ from the exons ATGGTGTCGTTTATGGTTGAAATGTGTTTGGCATTTTCTTTAGCTTCTACACTGTCCAGGA GTATTATTGATGGTGAAAGAGACAAGtgcagaagatttgaagaagGTTTGAATGGTTACATTCGAAAATCAGTGGCAATCTTACAACTTGATGATTTTTCCAAGCTGATTTCAGCTGCACTTACTTGGGAAAGAATTGACAAGGAAGAAGCTAGTAGGAGAGAAAACAAGTTTAGGAAGGGTAATTCAGAATATGGCGGTCCATCCAAAAAGGGAAAGTTTGACTATTCCAAGACCGAGAGTACACATAAATCATTACATCATAAGCAGAATAAGTCAAATTTTTCTACTGCCAGTACTCCAAGTTATGGCCAAGGCAAAACTCATACACCTACTTGTGCACAGTGCGGGAAGAATCATTATGGTGCATGTAGACGAGCTTCTGGTGCTTGTTTTAATTGTGGAAGTATGGATCATAAAGTGAAGGATTGTCCTAATCCTAATCCTCTTTCTTATACACATACAGAAGGATCAGTTCAAAAGCCCATCACTACTCATTCTCAAGCTAATGGTAGTGCTAGACCTCGAAATATGCAAGCAGCGGGCTCGAGTGTAGCTAATCAGGCTGGTGGGTCGAGAGCTGCTGCACGAGTTTATGCTATGAGACAGAAGAATGACCAGGATGGTCCGGACGTGGTTGCTGGTAAATTTCACTTATTTGGCATATCTGTTGTTACATTATTTGATCCTGGATCTTCGCACTCTTATGTTTGCTCATCACTTGCATTTCCCGATACTGTTAAATCTGTGAGACTTGACTTTGATGTGCTGGTCACGAGTCCATTAGGTCATCAGGCCGTTGTTAACAGGATTTACCGAGATTGTCCATTCATGATTCAAAATCTGGTATTCCCTGTCGACTTGCTTGAAATGCCCTTCCGAGACTATGATGTTATTGTTGGCATGGATTGGCTCCATAGGCACCATGAATTGGTTGATTGTAGGTTGAAGCAAGTGACATTTAGAACTCCTGCATATTCACACATGGTAGTTCAAGGAGAAAGATCATTGACATCTAATATTATTTCTGCGGTGTTGGCAAGGAAGATGATTTGTCAAGGTTGTGATGCCTATCTTGCTCATATAGTCGATACACGATTGGGGAGTCCAAGTCTTAAGGACATACCAACTGTGTgcgactttcctgatgtatttcctgatgaTCTTCCTGGGTTGCCTCCAGAAAGGGAGATTGAATTTCCTATAGATCTTGTCCCTGGAACTACTCCTATTTCTATCGctccctatagaatggctccagctgaattaaaagagttgaaggctcAATTGCAAGAACTTCTTGAGAAGGGTTTTATCTGTCCCAGTATTTCACCTTGGGGAGCtcctgttttatttgtgaaaaagaaagatggcactCTTAGGCTTTTTATTGATTACcgacagctgaacaaggtaacaatcaagaacaaatacccACTGCCTagaatcgatgacttgtttgaccaactaAAGGGTGTCAGcttattctcaaaaattgacatGAGGTCTGGATATTATCAGTTGCGTGTGAGGGAGCAAGATGTTCCTAAAACTGCTTTTAGGACCaggtatggccattatgaatttttggtaatgccatttggtttgacaaatgcTCCTGTTGCATTTATGGATCTAATGAACCGTGTATTCAAGCCTTATCTCGATCGATTTGTGgtggtgtttattgatgacattttagtCTATTCCAAGAATAGAGAAGATCATGATAAGCATGTCCGAATTGTCATGCAAATTCTGAAAAAGAGACAACTCTACGCGAAgctttccaaat GTGTGAAGGTTGATCCTAGTAAGATTCAAGCTATTGCTGATTGGAAACTCCCTAAAACTCCAACTGAgataagaagtttcttgggtttagcaggATACTACAGAAGGTTTGTGAAGGGCTTCTCTATTATAGCTTCTCCCTTGACCAAACTTTTGGGGAAAGACGCCAAATTTGTATGGTATGACAAGTGTCAAGAGAGCTTTGAAAAGCTCAAATCCTTATTGACACAAGCTCCAATACTTTCTTTGCCAGCTGAAGGAAAAGATTATGTGGTATACAGTTATGCATCTCATCGTGGCttgggttgtgttttgatgcaataa
- the LOC107784146 gene encoding cytochrome P450 87A3-like yields the protein MWNIGLWLVAVIVVGISRWVYKWRNPKCKGVLPPGSMGLPFIGESIQYFSSHSYEGIPPFIAERTARYGGLFKTSILGQPVVISTDPEINYYVFQQENNLFQCWYTKSASDLLGEQGLNVHGGAVHKYLRNLVLFLVGQQSLKGNLMSEIDLITRKHLDWWAERGKIEVKEAVEIMLFTFIAKKTLGLEEQEALELREHYKAFFGGFLSFPLNVPGTAYHACLQGRKNIVKVIKDILKKKQSSKEKANQDFLDHMLKEVENEESLLTEEITVDLVLLLLFAAYETTSSSITLLFKYLNSHPEVLTELTEEHESILKRRTDEGALISWLEYKSMSFTNMVINETVRLANIAPGIFRITLKDVQIKGYTIPAGWTFVVCPSSVHLDPNKYEDPLTFNPWRWKGEELHKGSKKFMAFGGGLRLCAGADLSKMQTAIFLHYLLTNYRWKVTNEGNVIRKPGLIFNNGLHIEISKNQGEKNIRNYCLR from the exons atgtggAACATTGGTTTATGGTTAGTAGCAGTAATAGTTGTAGGAATCAGTAGATGGGTATACAAATGGAGGAATCCCAAATGCAAGGGTGTATTGCCACCTGGCTCCATGGGACTTCCCTTTATTGGAGAGTCCATTCAATATTTCTCTTCTCATTCCTATGAAGGAATTCCACCCTTTATTGCCGAAAGGACTGCAAG GTACGGAGGATTATTTAAAACAAGTATACTTGGGCAGCCAGTGGTGATATCAACTGACCCAGAAATCAATTACTATGTCTTCCAACAAGAAAATAACCTCTTCCAATGCTGGTACACAAAGAGTGCTTCTGATCTCCTTGGAGAGCAAGGCTTGAATGTCCACGGCGGAGCTGTCCATAAATACCTTAGGAATTTAGTTCTGTTTCTTGTCGGCCAACAAAGCTTAAAGGGAAATTTGATGTCTGAAATTGATTTAATTACTCGTAAGCATTTAGATTGGTGGGCTGAGCGCGGCAAGATCGAAGTCAAAGAAGCAGTTGAAATT ATGCTATTCACATTTATTGCGAAAAAGACCCTTGGTTTAGAAGAACAAGAGGCATTGGAACTAAGAGAGCATTACAAAGCTTTTTTTGGTGGTTTTCTCTCATTTCCTCTCAATGTGCCTGGAACAGCTTACCATGCCTGCTTACAG GGGCGTAAAAATATTGTTAAGGTGATCAAAGATATTTTAAAGAAAAAGCAGTCATCCAAGGAAAAGGCGAATCAAGATTTCTTAGATCACATGCTTAAAGAAGTAGAAAATGAGGAATCATTGCTGACTGAAGAAATTACAGTGGATTTAGTTCTGTTACTGCTATTCGCTGCTTATGAAACCACTTCTTCCTCCATTACACTATTGTTTAAATACTTGAATAGTCATCCCGAGGTGTTGACAGAGCTGACG GAAGAGCATGAGAGCATTCTTAAACGTCGAACAGACGAAGGCGCTCTAATTTCGTGGCTTGAGTACAAATCAATGAGTTTCACAAATATG GTTATAAATGAAACAGTAAGGCTTGCCAATATCGCCCCAGGAATTTTCAGAATTACACTAAAAGATGTGCAAATCAAAG GATATACAATTCCTGCCGGATGGACTTTCGTAGTATGTCCCTCATCGGTTCATCTGGATCCAAACAAGTACGAGGATCCCCTTACTTTTAATCCTTGGCGATGGAAG GGTGAAGAGCTACATAAGGGATCCAAAAAATTCATGGCGTTTGGTGGAGGACTGAGATTGTGTGCTGGAGCTGATCTTTCAAAGATGCAAACGGCCATTTTCCTTCATTACTTGTTGACAAACTATAG gTGGAAAGTGACAAATGAAGGGAATGTTATACGAAAACCCGGTTTGATCTTCAATAATGGATTACACATTGAAATATCCAAGAATCAAGGAGAAAAAAATATTCGAAATTATTGTTTAAGATAG